A window of the Lactuca sativa cultivar Salinas chromosome 5, Lsat_Salinas_v11, whole genome shotgun sequence genome harbors these coding sequences:
- the LOC111898009 gene encoding uncharacterized protein LOC111898009 yields MEGHVFARRLKEHRKQKNVMPHDILSVVKDHDENNVSTLRTIYNARLKLHSSKNYGKTPMQVLMEILNEKHFITEFFVNSISNELENLFFLHPQSLNIWKALTHVLIIDATYKTNKYDISVCLGYGEDQWIYV; encoded by the exons ATGGAAGGACATGTTTTTGCTAGGCGGTTGAAAGAACACAGGAAACAAAAGAATGTTATGCCACATGACATACTCTCAGTAGTAAAGGACCATGACGAGAATAATGTTTCTACACTAAGAACCATATACAATGCACGTCTCAAACTTCACTCGTCCAAAAATTACGGAAAAACTCCAATGCAG GTTCTAATGGAAATTTTGAACGAGAAACATTTTATTACAGAGTTCTTCGTAAATAGTATTTCAAATGAATTGGAAAATCTATTCTTCCTTCATCCGCAGTCGTTGAATATATGGAAAGCATTAACACATGTTTTGATTATAGATGCAACATACAAGACCAACAAATATGATATATCTGTTTGTCTTGGGTATGGAGAAGATCAATGGATATACGTTTGA